The Candidatus Hydrogenedentota bacterium DNA window AGAGAGTATGGGGAAAAGACAGTTTGTCCCCTTAGGCAAACGGTTTTGTTCGATTATGATGACGCTTGCAAGTACGAGCAAGAGCAAGAGCAAGAGCAAGAGCAAGAGCAAGAGCAAGAGCAAGAGGAAGAGTGATTGCTGTCCAAAAGAATCTTGACGCAAAGCAAAAAGGCGGGCGCCGGATATTGGCGGTGCTTCGTCAATCCGGTTCTTTTCATTGCGTCTTATTTTGATCGCCGGCAATTGCGTACAATAGCGTTGGTTGCCAGGAAACGCCGGAGGTGCTTGCCATGAGAATTGTCGTATTCGCATGTTTGTGCATGTCGGCCGCAAGTGCGGTTTGCGGAATCGAGATGACCGCCGGCACGGCGAAGGCCGTCATTACGCCGAGGGACGATGTGCCGCGCGTCCTTGTCACCGGTAAGAAGCATGTTGCCGTGGACCACGATCTGTACGCCCGCGCGCTGGTGTTGAACGACGGCACGGCGCGCATGGTCGTCGTGACGTACGATTTGAATTGTCTCGACGTGGCCACGCCCATCCTGCGGGTCCGGTGCCGGGATGAACTCGGTATTCCGCCGGAACGTCTCATTCTTCTCGCCACGCACAATCACGAGGCGCCCATTCAGATCGTGCCGGACAATTTCGCGTACGGCCGCTGGCTCGCGGACCGGATCTTCGATCTCGTCCAGAAAGCCATCGAGAACGAACAAGGCCCCGTAAGGCTCTTTTTCGGTTCCGGCGAGGGCGATTTTGTCATCCGCATGGGCGCGGAAGTGATTGACAAGGAAATCCAGGTCCTGAAAGTGGTCAAGGGCGACGCGCCCGTCGCGGTTCTTTTCAACCATCCCGCGCATCCGATTCAGGCCACGGAGGATCATATCGGCGTCGGCCATTGCGGGTACGCACTCGACGAACTCGAGGCGCGCCTGCCGGGATGCTTGCCCTTGTATGCCGACGCATGCGGGGGCAACCAGTTCGCCGTCATGCCGTTTGGCCACGGTATTCCGCGCGTCCAGCGGCTCGGCAGGGCATTGGCCGACGCCGCCATGTCCGTTCTGAACGGTCCCATGCAGGATGTCACCGGTTCGATTCGTTCGGAAATGGCGGTGATCCCGCTGCCGCTCGCGCCGCCCATGCCGCGCGAGGAGGCCGAGCGCCTGGCCGCCGTCATGGGCGCGCCGCTCGACATCGGTCTCGTGCCCTACCCCCAACGGCACCGCCATACCAACTGGCTGCGCGAATTGCTGCGAAGATACAGGGAAGGGCTGCCGTTTCCCGTGAAAACCACCGACATGGTTTGCACCGACGACGCTTTCCTTGTGGACCGGTTGCCGGAAGCCCGCGAATTCCCCTGCCGCTACGAGGAAACCATCGTGGCGACGATCGGCCCTCTCGTTTTCGTGGCCATGCAGGGCGAAGTCTGCGCGCCTATCGGTCTCCGGGTGAAAAATGAATTTCGAAACGATCGCCCGATCATGGTTTTCGCCTACATGGGCGAGCATAACCTCTACATTCCCACGCGATCGCTTGTCGAGGCGAACATCTACCAGGGCCAGGTCATCCAGATTCAATACGCCTGCCCCGTGCGGTGGGCGCCCGAAGTCGAACAGGAAATGGGTGATGCCGTCATCCGAATGATCCGTACCGCGATTTCCCGGTAAATCGCCCGAGGAGGAAAACCGGTCATGGGAATCTTCGGCAAGGGCAGGCGATGGCCCATCGCCGGATTATGCGTCCTGATTGCGGCCACGGCCGTGTCCGCCGGCTATTTTGCGTATATGCGGCCGTCGCCGGCATACCGGAACGCGCCGCAGGTACGGGATATTGCCGACGTGGAGAGCCGTCTCGCCGCGGCGGCGGCCTCGGGCCGCGTCGTCGTTCGCGAATTGGGAACCGTGACTTACGACGGCTTTGCCGCGCCGTTTTGGCTGGTCGTTCGCGAACCGGGGGAGGCCGTCAAGCGGCGTTGTTTTTTGCTGGGCACGATTCACGGCAACGAACCGGCGGGCGTCGAATGCCTGCTGCGTTTTATCGAACGGCTCGCCGCCGATGAACGCCTGTATCCGGATACCGCCTTCGATATCATCCCCCTCGCCAATCCGTGGGGATGGGCGCACAACCGGCGAAGAAATGGCGATGGATTCGACCTGAACCGCGACTTTTCATCGTGCCGGGGACAGGAAACGCGGTTCGTCCGCGACGTTCTTGACGGCAAGCGCCATGACCTTGCGCTGGATTTTCACGAAGACGGCGGCGCGACGGGATTTTACCTCTATCAATACGCGGAAAAAGACACGGCCGCCGTCCGCGCATTGCTGGAAACGCTGCGCGCCGGCGGCACGCCCATCGATCGGGACGCGTCCATGGCGATCCTCAAAGTGCGCGACGGCCTTATCCGCGCGCCGATGTGGACCCTGCGGTGCGTGCAACTGGCGCGGAAACTGAGCATCGGAAATTATCTCCGCCTTTTCAACGCACCCCGCGTCTATACGATTGAAACCCCGTCGCGCCTGCCGCTCGAACAACGCGTGCGCATGGACCAAACGGCGCTGGACCATTTCCTGGCCACCGCGTGGTAACGGTTCGTTTCAGCCGACACCAAAAAGGTTGGATATGCGATGGCGCATGTGTTCAATGGGTATCGTCAAAGCATGAGGGCGTCTGCCCCGGTGCAGACGCAGGATACCGTTTCCTGGGCCATGGGGAGGAGCGAGTCCAGTTGCCGGAGCAGGGCCGCCTGGTCGGTGGGGAGCCGGCCGCCGATCGCGATTAGATTGGAGACGTGATTCATCCGAAAGAGGGTGTCGGCCAGCGCAAGTCCCGCGAGCATGTCCCGTGCCTCCCGGAGAATGGCCCGATCCGTCAAGGGTTGAAAACGGCCCTGCCGCGTGTCGTCCATCAGGGGCGTCGTGGGCACGATCATGGCGGTGAGGAACGACAGATACCGGGGTTGTATCTTGTTCACGATTTCGACGGAGCCGCGCACGTGGTCTTCGGACAGCGCGCGCCCGCCGGCGCCCAGAAGCACGATGACCGACAACGCAATGCCGGCGTCGCGGGCCTTGCCGGCCATTTCGACCATGTCGGCGGGCGTGGCGCCTTTGTGAATGGCTCGCAGAACGGCGAGGCTTCCGCTCTCCAATCCGAGATAGCCGAGCGAAAATCCAAGGCTTCGCAGTGTCCGCAATTCGTCCTCGGAAAGGCGCAGGATATCCCGCGCATTGACATAACAGGAAATCCGTTCCAGTTGCGGGAAGCGGGTTCCAATATGGCGGCACAGGGCCGCGAAGGTTTCAAATCCGGCGCTCAGGGCGTCGCCGTCGCAGATGAAAACGCGCCGGACGTTGGGCATGGCCCTCGCCGCCCAATCCACGTCGTCGCAGACCTCCGCGAGAGGCCGAACCCGGTATTGCTTGTCCCGGTACATCGCGCAGAACGAACACCGGTTGTGGCTGCATCCCACCGTGAGTTGAATCAGCAGGCTCCGGGCCTCGCTGGGCGGCCGGTAAATGCGCCCTTCAAATCGCATTTTCCGAACAGATCCTTCTTCAACGATCGTTTTGCTTCAGGAGTCGAACGGCAAGTTCTTCGGCCTGTTCGAGCACATCGGCGCGGTTGCGGACGTCGTCGCGTTTCGCGAGGCCGCAGCCACGCAGCAGGTGCGCTTCTTCGATGCCGATGAACGCCAGCATCGCTTGGTAGCGGGGAAAAACATCGGCAAAGATGGAATCGTCCGCGAGTCCTTGCGTTTGCACAAAGACCGCGATCTTTCCCGGCGCGAGTCGCGATCGCTTCGGGTTGGAATG harbors:
- a CDS encoding DUF2817 domain-containing protein, translated to MGIFGKGRRWPIAGLCVLIAATAVSAGYFAYMRPSPAYRNAPQVRDIADVESRLAAAAASGRVVVRELGTVTYDGFAAPFWLVVREPGEAVKRRCFLLGTIHGNEPAGVECLLRFIERLAADERLYPDTAFDIIPLANPWGWAHNRRRNGDGFDLNRDFSSCRGQETRFVRDVLDGKRHDLALDFHEDGGATGFYLYQYAEKDTAAVRALLETLRAGGTPIDRDASMAILKVRDGLIRAPMWTLRCVQLARKLSIGNYLRLFNAPRVYTIETPSRLPLEQRVRMDQTALDHFLATAW
- a CDS encoding radical SAM protein, whose amino-acid sequence is MRFEGRIYRPPSEARSLLIQLTVGCSHNRCSFCAMYRDKQYRVRPLAEVCDDVDWAARAMPNVRRVFICDGDALSAGFETFAALCRHIGTRFPQLERISCYVNARDILRLSEDELRTLRSLGFSLGYLGLESGSLAVLRAIHKGATPADMVEMAGKARDAGIALSVIVLLGAGGRALSEDHVRGSVEIVNKIQPRYLSFLTAMIVPTTPLMDDTRQGRFQPLTDRAILREARDMLAGLALADTLFRMNHVSNLIAIGGRLPTDQAALLRQLDSLLPMAQETVSCVCTGADALML